In Daucus carota subsp. sativus chromosome 4, DH1 v3.0, whole genome shotgun sequence, one DNA window encodes the following:
- the LOC108217367 gene encoding LOW QUALITY PROTEIN: ras-related protein RABH1e (The sequence of the model RefSeq protein was modified relative to this genomic sequence to represent the inferred CDS: deleted 1 base in 1 codon): MAMVSPLAKFKLVFLGDQSVGKTSIITRFMYDKFDATYQATIGIDFLSKTMYLEDRTIRLQLWDTAGQERFRSLIPSYIRDSSVAVVVYDVANRQSFLNTAKWIEEVRTERGSDVIIVLVGNKTDLVDKRQVSIEEGNLKSQECGVMFIETSAKAGFNIKHLFRKIAAALPGIETLSSTKQDDMVDVNLKPASSSTQSDQQGGGCMC, from the exons ATGGCGATGGTATCACCATTGGCAAAGTTTAAGTTGGTA TTTCTAGGCGATCAGTCTGTTGGTAAAACTAGCATCATCACACGCTTCATGTACGACAAATTCGATGCCACTTATCAG GCTACTATTGGAATTGATTTCTTGTCGAAAACAATGTATCTTGAAGATCGAACTATACGTTTACAGCTCTG GGATACTGCTGGGCAAGAAAGGTTTAGGAGTCTGATTCCCAGCTACATCAGAGATTCGTCTGTTGCTGTGGTCGTGTACGATGTTGCAA ACCGCCAATCATTTTTGAACACTGCCAAGTGGATCGAGGAGGTACGGACAGAACGAGGAAGTGATGTCATCATAGTCCTTGTTGGTAACAAAACTGATCTTGTTGATAAAAG GCAAGTATCAATTGAAGAAggaaatttaaaatctcaagagTGTGGAGTTATGTTTATTGAGACGAGCGCAAAAGCTGGATTCAATATCAAG CACCTGTTTCGAAAGATTGCTGCTGCCTTGCCAGGGATAGAAACCCTCTCATCAACGAAACAGGATGACATGGTTGACGTGAACCTAAAGCCCGCTAGTAGCTCTACCCAATCAGATCAGCAAGGGGGAGGCTGTATGTGCTAG
- the LOC108218810 gene encoding probable mitochondrial adenine nucleotide transporter BTL3 — protein sequence MRGLELWFNKLISGEESPIQCDNYLDASESFCFTTGGLFLQQSLPFASLRTSPDHASRYFSMTCRSDVFGCGSRRRGMFMSVSLSSVKASVECVDQEPGNILRKNGDRNISEDEMMAFKMVDEGEKVKKEKVKLRGGASAFNTTKHLWAGAVSAMVSRTFVAPLERLKLEYIVRGEQKNLIELIKSIGASQGLKGFWKGNFVNILRTAPFKAINFYAYDTYRNELLRITGNEETTNFERFVAGAAAGITATVLCIPMDTIRTKMVAPGGEALGGVIGAFRHMIQTEGFFSLYKGLGPSIISMAPSGAVFYGVYDILKSAYLQSPEGKQRIQHMQQPGQELNAFEQLELGPIRTLMYGAIAGACAEAATYPFEVVRRQLQMQVRETKMSAVATCFKIMDQGGIPALYAGLTPSLLQVLPSAAISYLVYEFMKVVLKVES from the exons ATGCGAGGATTAGAATTATGGTTTAACAAGTTGATCTCAGGGGAGGAATCACCAATACAATGTGACAATTATTTAGATGCTTCTGAATCCTTTTGTTTTACTACTGGTGGATTATTTTTACAACAATCACTTCCTTTTGCTTCTTTGCGGACCTCGCCTGATCATGCTTCAAGATATTTTTCGATGACTTGCAGGAGTGATGTATTCGGTTGTGGTTCTAGACGGAGAGGAATGTTCATGTCAGTCAGTTTGTCGTCTGTTAAGGCAAGTGTTGAATGTGTTGATCAGGAGCCTGGTAATATTTTACGGAAAAATGGTGACAGGAATATTTCAGAGGATGAGATGATGGCGTTTAAGATGGTTGATGAGGGCGAAAaggtgaagaaagagaaggtGAAGTTGAGAGGCGGAGCAAGTGCATTTAACACTACTAAGCATCTCTGGGCTGGTGCTGTTTCTGCTATGGTTTCAAG GACTTTTGTAGCTCCACTTGAAAGACTAAAGCTTGAGTACATCGTTCGTGGTGAACAGAAGAACCTGATTGAGCTTATCAAGTCAATAGGAGCTTCTCAAGGCCTGAAAGGATTCTGGAAAGGAAATTTTGTCAATATTCTCCGCACTGCTCCTTTTAAGGCAATTAACTTTTACGCCTATGATACGTACAGAAATGAACTCCTCAGAATAACAGGAAATGAGGAAACAACTAATTTTGAAAGATTTGTTGCTGGTGCTGCAGCTGGAATTACAGCAACAGTACTCTGCATACCCATGGACACT ATCAGGACAAAGATGGTGGCGCCAGGGGGAGAAGCCTTGGGTGGCGTAATTGGTGCTTTCCGCCATATGATACAGACTGAAGGATTTTTCTCTTTATACAAAGGTCTAGGACCTTCCATAATAAGCATGGCACCTTCAGGCGCTGTTTTCTACGGAGTTTATGACATTCTGAAATCAGCTTATCTGCAATCACCTGAAGGGAAGCAAAGAATTCAACATATGCAACAACCTGGGCAGGAGCTAAATGCTTTTGAACAACTGGAGTTGGGTCCCATCAGAACACTAATGTATGGAGCCATTGCTGGAGCTTGTGCAGAGGCGGCTACGTACCCGTTTGAAGTTGTTAGAAGACAGCTTCAGATGCAAGTCAGGGAAACAAAGATGAGCGCGGTAGCTACCTGTTTCAAGATAATGGACCAAGGTGGGATTCCTGCACTCTATGCAGGATTGACTCCAAGCTTATTACAA GTCTTACCATCGGCTGCCATTAGTTACTTGGTATACGAGTTCATGAAGGTGGTTCTTAAGGTTGAGTCATAG
- the LOC108216152 gene encoding uncharacterized protein LOC108216152, whose translation MAVNSCEEDQDSYKIAVLPDQSTTIRQGESKVYLLNGLGAPQALERSLSSDAVFSGQNKVKGNMENVDVYFPCIADVDLEKGRSEKPITKIEPIGSGNIENPSTKTMQRQISIQMGEKIMQMLMDKNLVLPKFDFRDKTVPERVHDMPNNRLRKYKRSTSFNARKVVLLFSVLSSLGTMILIFLTLRVRHLADGSLHG comes from the exons ATGGCGGTGAACTCATGCGAAGAG GACCAAGATTCCTATAAAATTGCAGTGCTGCCTGATCAAAGCACTACTATTCGTCAAGGGGAAAGTAAAGTTTATTTGCTAAATGGCCTAGGGGCTCCCCAGGCCTTGGAGCGTTCTCTATCCTCGGATGCCGTTTTTAGTGGTCAAAATAAAGTCAAAGGGAATATGGAAAATGTAGATGTTTATTTTCCATGCATTGCAGATGTGGATCTTGAGAAGGGAAGATCAGAGAAACCTATAACCAAAATTGAACCCATTGGAAGTGGAAATATTGAAAATCCTTCAACG aagacaatgcaaagacaaATAAGCATACAAATGGGAGAGAAAATTATGCAGATGTTAATGGACAAGAACCTTGTATTACCGAAGTTTGATTTTAGAG ATAAAACTGTCCCTGAAAGAGTTCATGACATGCCAAATAACAGGCTGAGGAAATATAAACGGTCTACTTCGTTTAATGCAAGAAAAGTTGTTCTCCTGTTCTCAGTACT ATCGAGTTTGGGAACAATGATTCTGATATTTTTAACCTTGAGGGTTAGGCACTTGGCCGATGGATCACTTCATGGATGA